The Chanos chanos chromosome 3, fChaCha1.1, whole genome shotgun sequence genome segment TTGTCATTAGTTTGCAGTCAAAAGTCCCCTCAGGCAGTCGTCGTGCATTTGtaggggggggttggggagtgAAGCGGAAGCAACTGGGAAAACTCATTTGAACCATGTATTGGTCTTTCATGTCTCAGCTTCGCTCAGGGGTATTTCAGTTgcacaaaatcaataaaaacgTTTCCTATGATACATGTTGAAGTGATATTCTGTTGAATTTATTGCCATAGCAACTGGTGTCTTTGGCGATAACTTGGAAGCACTTGCTTTGTAGATATATTGAATTCCTCTGCTACTGTCTTGCCCACTTATTTTGTTTCCCTTACTCTCAACTTTTTCGTATtccaaataacaaaacaaacaaacaaacaaaaataaataaatacataacattTTGATGCACTGTGGATCCACAGTATCACATGAAGACACTTCAGTCTTACTATAAATACCTGAATGGGTCCGTCCAGTTTTGTCTGAATCAGTTGGTTCAAAAAGTGGTAAAAATATGCGTGACTCTGCCATGTTGCCTTTTGATCTAGAACTCAAAACTTTTGCTGTTTAATCTCTGAGCAAACTTGAGATGACCCGTTACCGATCacaatgtaattacataacATCTGTTATCACATCGCCATGTACTCTGCGCACAGGAAATTTGATACATACAGTCCTTTACATAACCCTATCTCACCCTCCCACCCCTGCTGGACTGCAGAAACACTAGAAACACTCTTTTCACACACCAGAAAAGCCTAAAAACCTGTTTTGCAAGCTTTTGCAGAAGATCACGTTGCCCCCTCCACAAGTAGAACAGCTGAGTGTGGCACGCAATGTCACTAGACACGCAAGCGCGCACCATCTGCCCCCTCGTCCTCTCTGATTTAACGTTGGCCGGCCAGGGTCCACGAGCTAAACTGACATTACTGTGGTAACAAAGCCCTGTTTGGAGCTGAGGTAGGATTTTAATGAGGAGGTCACACCGCTACTGACAAGTCAGCCAGTGAACTTTTGACAGGGGGAGAAAGGCTTCAAATAGGGACTTGAGCACAGAGGAAGCATTGTAACGAGTTGCATCCTTCTAACGAACCCTGCCTTTTCCACATGATTTAATATAGAAAAAAGAAGGTCCGCTGAAGTTTGAAAGTGAATTATGGTGTATATTCATGAAGGCACTAATGCATTTAAATACAAGATGCACTTAAAGAGGAACAGGTTTCTGGTTAGTCTCGTGGTAATATCAAGCAACAAGGAACGTATAGAATTATtgacacaaagcaaaaaatgtCAACATGTATGTGGTGTGTCAGCCTTAGCGTAAAGGACAGAATGACTAGAGTAGTTCTGAggttaaattgtttttttcaaagtgCCCAAAGGGTGATTGATTCAAAAGGGCTATCTCATGTCATTATGGTCTCTGTATAGTCTGCATAAAAACAAATTCCTCAGGCATTtctcagaggagaaaaggagtaGATATGCGTGTCTATCCTATATTTACTGCTCTACAGTTGCACAACAATGTTACTTTGGGGTCAGCAAGTTGCATCTGCTTATTTTGTTATGGCAACAACCCTAGGGGGTTTGCAGTTTTTGGCGTCACCCAAGGTAGCCTAAATAATGAAATGTCATACTGAACTAAGCACAGCGGTTTTATGGTTATCTGAAATATAGGGACACTTATTCCTTTAAATTATAATCgtactttttcttttatctgactccttgggtattttttttctgacttttcaCGCCAAAAGGGAATCATCGGGTTTGAGCATTTTCTATTCGAAGTTCTCCGATGGTCTGAATTTATGCAACTATGAAGGgcacttaaaaaagaaaaaaaaaatgttgtcatggaaaccattGCCTTAGATATCACCTTCCTGTGCTCATCTAATTACACAAATGAATCTCGTTAACTCAAAATTCATTTACGAGTCAGCATATCCGGAAGGCAGCGACAGTTACATTTGGCACTACAGGAAAAGAGCAATGTTCAGCAGACAAGACATCGTTATTGCTGTAGTTCGTAATGCTTCAAGGTCTAGCAGTGAAAGCCAGCTGATGTGAATTCCCAAAGGTATAATGAAGCGGGAAGCTAACATGCTAATGCTACCCAAGATATGTAACCATGATGTAACCTAGTTTCATGTGCTAATGCTGACATGCATGTCATCACATGTTCTCCAAATTGCCATCTATAACAGACTGCTCCGTAAACAGTCAAGTTGCTTGATCCAAATACTGCGATATAATAATACTATTATTGttgtatatatgcatattttgtattttattgtattgaagaataatatttttatgtttgtgaagGTCTATTGCAACACCTGTTCATCAGACTTGCGTTAGAGGGTTTATGCGTCTCATCCCAAGTGTTACGCAGCTTTTAAAAAGTGGCGATTTTACTGCTCAGCAAAACCAGATAGAATTGTGAATACTTCCTCTTGTCAGCTACCGCTGAATCCGCAGACAGTTTTAAGGTCTACATAATGTACAACATCAGCTgcttaaatgtttgtgttttaaagtgtttcgtttatttttgttaaaccAAGCCTCTGATTCATGTAGCGTTCAAATTGTAGCAGCAGCGCTTTCGCGGGGAAAGAACGGAAACTGCACGTGCCCAGGTGATCAAAACTAAGGGAAAAATAGTTAATCTTGTGCGTAGCCCTATAAaaggtatttatttgttttttgagtcTGCAAGGCATCAGGTTTGAACTGTGCTTTTGGCTCACAGCACAATGACCTTGGTAATGTGAAAGAAAATAATCcttatttccaaatgcagcCTTACCCCCCACgcctcccttctttttttttttttaaagttgccACTCTGGGTAAGTAACTTAGTGGGCTGAAATGGCTTATTTTGTGGCAGTTGCTCATAAATTTAAACTGTTACTTCTTTAttcctttgttctttttaatttgttgtttgcCAGGACTTGTAGTCGTTGAACACAGATGCGTTTTTACGcgctacctctccctctctgtctctacggAAGTGGGGAATCCATGTGGTTTACAGTGGTCTATTGCGTGCGATTTCCTGTCTCTCGTAAGAGAATGGTGTTTGACTGACTTcatgtcttttatttgtttctaaCAGAGGTAACCTCACCTTACCCAAAATCCCGGAGTCGAATATGGCTTTCAGTGTCTTGGGAGTTTTTCTAGGACTGCTCTTGGAAGTCTCCACTCACGGCCCCTCCAGTGTGCCCAGGTCATCATGGAAACATGAAGGTAGAGTAAGAGGAGATTCTGAAATGATCTTGAATCTATTGaatttattttgatgttttgaaagtAGGGTTAATGTATTTTCAGTTCAAGTTGAGATGATTTTTGTTATGTGTCTGAATTAACTATTTACATTTGAAGTATTTGAAAGGTAGAAATAATTTtggttaagtttttttttttttttaattagatacATGACACTCTGTGTTCCTGcatactgtttcatttgttgtgGCATTTAGTATTTCTACAACCACTCAACTGAACTGACAGGATAAGCAGTTTTGCTTTAGGTTTTTGTGATGATTtgggtgatttttttccccccttttttagTTTGATGCAAGAAGTATTAGCTGTCTTAGCTGAGTAATAAGTTTTAGAGAGTGAAGTAAGATACTTAGATTTTGGGTGTCCCCTGAAATATTCAGTGCTCAAACCTTATCAGTTGTCCTGAGCTCATGTCGGTCTCACTCTAGCCTTCTCTGTTAGTCTGTCTTTCTGCAAATGTAGAGGAAGTGTTGCATATTATCTCAAGCATGCTTCAGTGGTTGTGGGTCTTATTTAAGAACTAGTCGGTATCTGAGGAGTtattcagagctgtgtggttaGAGACGTGCCTTTTCTCAAGTATGAGGCATCAGTCGTGACAACCTGAACCTTTTCACAGCTGCCTACTGCCTGTGCCCGATGCTTATCTAAACACTAACCACTGCCAGAGTCATTGTAAATTattcctcactcactcactcacacacacacacacacacacacacaagatctaCAAACTTTGTCCTGGACCCtgttctggtctgtgtgaacAAAGGCAGAGCCAGACTTGCTGGATGCACAGCATAGATCCTCATACTGATGCAGCATTGGAGAGATTATGCTAACGATATGATATATCAGGGTATATCTTACAGCAGCTGCTCATTGTCAGAGAGGATTCGAGACATGTGATGCTTTGGGGGTGATGAACCTATTGTCAAGTCAATAATAAGGATAAGTTTAGATGCTTCAATGTATTTTCAGTTGCTTGAGCATGTTTGAGTTCAAATTTGATCATGATTTCAAAAGTATTAAAACATGCCTGCCCAATGGATAGTGCCTACTTTGCACCTTCTTTTTAACAGTACTCATACCCTTTGGTGTGAATTGATCATTGCTGATAAACATTCTGTGTGTACTCTGTTGTgtatatgaataaatgtttgttctcttttgtaCCAGATGTGAATTTGGTGGAGTTTTCTGAACCAGGCATTTTCAACTACTCCACATTGTTACTTAATGAAGATAAGGGTGCTCTGTATGTGGGTGCAAGGGAGGCAGTCTTTGAGCTCAGCGTAAAAAACGTGTCAGTCAAGAACAACAAGGTAAAGATGGGTCAGACACCAGCACACCGCTCTGATATGTGAGACTATTCTACATTGTTaaactaatatatatatatattttttttttcaatgtgccATCTCATAGGCTGAATGGAAAGTTCCGGACTTGCCAGTGTCCATGTGTGTTCTAAAAGGAAAATCTAAAGAGGTATGTCATTCAAAAGATTTAAAGGATTACCTGTTATTTGAACCTTTTTGTGTTCTGTACACTGTATTTCTAAACATACAGATCCTCCtaacaatatttatttatgtggtatttttgacagagagactgtttgaaCTATATAAGGGTTCTCCAAGTCCTGGATGCAGAgacattgtatgtgtgtggaacGCACGCTTTTCAACCCCTCTGTGACTACCTGGTGTGTATGAGTACCTCTTTGCTGAACTCACGAAACATCTTCATtatcttgttttcttctctcatcAGTGCTGACACTATAATGGCTTAAAGGGCCAAAGCAAACtggcagaaactgaaaaaacCTCTatcttttctttgtcatttttgccAGTGCAATCAAATGAAAGCAGACAAGTGTTGGATTGTTTTTCATGAGTCGCTCAGCCACACTCATGAgtaattcccttttttttttttttttttgtggttaagCTCCTCattttaatctctgtgtgtctttgtgttcagtCTCTGAAAGACTTCAAATTGCAGAACAAACAGGAGGATGGAAGAGGGAAGTGTTCATTTGATCCTGCTCAGAGTTTTACCACTGTCATGGTTGGTAAGTCAACCTGAATTGCCAAGCCAGTAAATGCTCAATGGCCTTGGACATGCTACCcagcaaaaaaccccaaaacaaaactataaccGTAACCATTCTGGTTCTCTGTCAGGATTAAATacgttgctttttttctgtagcattTATCATTATTGTTTGGTATTTGTTTAGATGGAGAACTCTACTCAGGAACAGCATATAACTTCTTGGGAAGTGAACCAATTATCTCTAGATATTCTCTCTCCCAGAGTCTGCTACGCACAGAGTACTCAACATCTTGGCTGAATGGTAAGTATCAAACTGCCTCTCCGATTacttctctgtcattctttaaTTTCAGTCATTCACTAATTTATTTCAGGGTCTACTTAATGGATTTTACCATTAACCTTTCACTGTGACTTTGTCCCTGCATACAGAACCCAGTTTCGTCTTTGCGGATGTGATCAGAGAAGGGAGAAACAGTTCAGATGGTGAAGATGATAAGATATACTACTTCTTCACTGAGGTGTCTGTGGAGTACGAGTTCTTTGGCAAGCTGCTGATCCCCAGGATAGCACGTGTCTGTAAGGTCAGAGCTCGCTGGCCATCTGTtgccatctctttctctctcccggcctttctctcttgtctttcttctcgttctctttctcgttctctgcttttctatctctctctctctctctctctctctctctccctctcatgaCTCCTTCTCGTAGAGAATCCAAATGAAAGGATCTATGAAATATCAGCTGATGCCAGTGCAGTAAATACACTTTGATTCAATATCTGCCAAATACCTCAGGGAATAACTCTAGAgcagtgtgttctctcacagaaatatttcaccgtttgagtttgttttgttttttttatgtagagttttgtatctctctctctctctctctctctggtaggGTGATCTGGGTGGCCAGAGGACACTTCAGAAAAAATGGACGTCTTTCTTGAAAGCCAAGCTTGTGTGTTCCATGCCTGAACTGAACTTTGTCTTCAATGTGGTCCATGACGTGTTTATTCTGAAAACgcctgactggagagagactgtcaTTTATGGTGTCTTCACCTCCCAGTGGTGAGTCAGTCCGCAACACGGGTttgtgtgactgcatgtgtgactgagagagcaGAAGACCGAATTTAGACAGAGGGGacttttgtggtgttttttcagtgtgaacatCTCACGAAACTGGTTATTCATACTTTAACCTGAAACAACACTGGGTAGAGGAGATCAAAGCACAGTGATCATTTGAGGTGAATTTGATGTTAAAAGAGAGTTTTTGTGGTCTAAATGATTtgtcctgttctgttctcaTTCCCTCTCCCAGGGGTAACGTTGGTTTGTCAGCAGTATGTGCATACAACATTAAGTCAGTGGAAGAGGTCTTCTCTAAGGGCAAATACATGCAGAAGGCCACAGTTGAGCAGTCCCACACTAAGTGGGTGAGATATAATGGAGTCACCCCAAGCCCACGACCTGGAGCGGTAAGCACAGAGCAGTTTCggtatgaatgaatgtattcCTGCCGTGGAGAAAGTggtctgtgtaaatgtgtgaactTTCACTGTCTTCCTGGTTTGGTTTGTACTCTGGCTTTTGGGCCACAGTTTGGTTTGTATCATGGTTTGgtttgaaagaaaactgaaccaaTACAGACCTGAAgttcttctttatttttgatTGCTACAGATCAAcacaaaaagaataaatgtagTACAAACAGGAATTAAGCTTTTTCTGTCATGAATTATAGCCAACCCGTCTTCAGTACCTTTTAACTAGCCTATACTGGTTTAAGACTGGATAGTAGCAGCTTGCTGGTGTTATGGTTCAACCATATTTTTACACTCACCAGTAGGTAAATCATGGGAACACTACctaaaatatcaaaacagtATACCTTGTAAAACCAGTGAGTAGTGCCAGAATCCAGAGCTGCCGGTTTATAAACTGGAACATAGAAGTCTACGAAGAAACACCTTCGATccatttaatgacatttttgctTACATTATTAGAATGAAATCactgtttaatctgtttttatttttgctccAAAGTGCATCAACAACCAACTCCGCATGCAGAACATCAACAACTCCCTGCACCTGCCAGATAAAACACTTCAGTTTGTGAAGGACCACCCATTGCTGGAGGATCCTGTTCTGCCCATTGGCGGTGGCCCCAGACTCATTACCAAAGACGTCAACTACACGCAGGTCGCTGTGGAGAGGGTCCAGGCCCTCGACAAAAACCTTTATGACGTTATCTTCACAGGAACTGGTAGGCGTCTCAATGTGGTTATGGGTATttaaaaaaggccaaaaaaaccccactcccAGCTGTATACATAGTGCCCTGTGTTCTAATTTTGTGAATTTGTGATGTTGGTCCTCTTAAGTTTATATGTACCACATTTATGTGTTTAGATACAGGCATGTTGCATAAATCGGTGGTCTATGAAGGAGAAGTGCACACTGTTGAAGAGATTCAACTTCTGAAGAATTCTGAGCCCATTAAGAGTCTTCTGCTCTCCACACAGGGGGTAAGGAAATGGATGAATGGAGGTGGAAATGAATAGATGAGTGATATTTATAGAATAACTCATGCTAGTATTTTTGTAGTGAGTCATATGTGGTGTTAGGACCCTACCTGCTCACTCATCCTCTGCTGTCAATGGGAAAAACATGTAATTCAAACCCAGTTCGCACATAGTGTAGACTGTATCCCTTATAATGTTTTATCAGTTCTTGTTTTTCACTGCTCTTGGCGTCAGCTGGCTGCAGAAGTTCCACATTCACGCGAAACAGTTTATCTTCACTAAGCACTATAGAGGAAGTTTCCAAGCTCGGAGTCAGCCATTCAGATGAGAAAGACAGCCACAAATCCTGTCATTTAGAGAGtcatcactctctgtcttctgtcttcacCGCATACACAGTCAGCAGCACACACGCAATGGCTGTCAAAAGTGCTTCATATGAGTATTTTTATTATCATCACTGaaattgtgtgtctgtatgtgtgtctacagCCCAGATTCCTGTATGCGGGGTCGGACTCTGGAGTAGTTCAGTCCCCCACAGCCTTCTGTGAGAAATACTCCACGTGCGTGGACTGCATCCTGGCCCGAGACCCTTACTGCGCCTGGGCTCCCCGTGCCTCTGCCTGCGTGAATATACTCAAGGAACAAGGCAAAGCACAACAGCGGTACATCCCTTCAATAACTCTCACGTCCCACAACCATATCAATTCCATGGTCCATACGGACTGAGggatttatttcatttcaatcGAAGCTTTAGCAAGAGTTTTTGAGACTTCTTtga includes the following:
- the sema4d gene encoding semaphorin-4D — its product is MIGNLTLPKIPESNMAFSVLGVFLGLLLEVSTHGPSSVPRSSWKHEDVNLVEFSEPGIFNYSTLLLNEDKGALYVGAREAVFELSVKNVSVKNNKAEWKVPDLPVSMCVLKGKSKERDCLNYIRVLQVLDAETLYVCGTHAFQPLCDYLSLKDFKLQNKQEDGRGKCSFDPAQSFTTVMVDGELYSGTAYNFLGSEPIISRYSLSQSLLRTEYSTSWLNEPSFVFADVIREGRNSSDGEDDKIYYFFTEVSVEYEFFGKLLIPRIARVCKGDLGGQRTLQKKWTSFLKAKLVCSMPELNFVFNVVHDVFILKTPDWRETVIYGVFTSQWGNVGLSAVCAYNIKSVEEVFSKGKYMQKATVEQSHTKWVRYNGVTPSPRPGACINNQLRMQNINNSLHLPDKTLQFVKDHPLLEDPVLPIGGGPRLITKDVNYTQVAVERVQALDKNLYDVIFTGTDTGMLHKSVVYEGEVHTVEEIQLLKNSEPIKSLLLSTQGPRFLYAGSDSGVVQSPTAFCEKYSTCVDCILARDPYCAWAPRASACVNILKEQGKAQQRKLIQNLSGDADKCPTVKGLSVEDYQQVTVKPGSSAELPCQLVSNLAHTVWKINGTALTEASRFHLMSESGLLIYSVAPEDQGHYECWSLESAANKNFTRLVAGYSLILDMPKSAHSPALHPSYASSSDDTSSSSAPAGSTSRGPTVAAAAEGNRAGPTQLTSLSPSTTAPSLTSPPTDVIHVIPRVFRPRPSGPPRPETLDPEAEYLQHDNSNALLFLFLLFFLLFLAALAYNCYMQYLPAPCLRLRAALLGSQKKSQPEYVACEAGLMESVTEKQEQTEQPQQNGAQLRALRDTGYETEPECSNGGIPSHGYGDESPPTGRPFDIDCESQPIEYADADAPSKPRQSKDETLDKIHTKQPLSSNPLGDASSVAPLPPVDTSSLPTSGSSPSVCSSSHSSSSSSTSPSPSRAFEKAGVRLLPPLLHDQVWGVQTHQTLLLFCLALGPSDLSIHWQMNRRKLETPVTEYRHTLTQQAVLVSSWVREEDLVKDGQYQCTAVSRAGNDTSKIDIHLSSRGGK